From the Burkholderia ubonensis subsp. mesacidophila genome, the window CGGGTTGATCAGGGAATGAATCGGCGGACGGTGCCCGTCCGCCGCGCCATCAGGCCAGGACGCCGGCTTCGACGAGCGCCGAGCGCACCGCGTCGTGGCACCGTTCGTCAAGCGGCGTGAGCGGCAGGCGGATGCCGCCCTGCATCTTGCCCATCGCCTGCAGCGCCCACTTCACCGGAATCGGATTCGCCTCGATGAACAGGTTCTTGTGCAGCGACAGCAGCTGCATGTGCAGTTCGCGCGCCGTCTTCACGTCGCCTGCCAGCGCCGCGCGGCACAGCGCGCTCATCGCGCGCGGCGCGACGTTCGCCGTCACCGAGATGTTGCCGTGGCCGCCCAGCAGCATCAGCGCGATCGCGGTCGGATCGTCGCCGCTGTAGATCGCGAAATGCGCCGGCGCGGCCTTGATCAGCTGCGCGGCGCGATCGATGTTGCCGGTCGCTTCCTTCACGCCGATGATGCCCGGCACCTCCGCGAGACGCAGCATCGTCTCGTTCGACATGTCCGCGACCGTGCGGCCCGGCACGTTGTACAGGATCACCGGCAGATCGATCGCCTCGGCAATCGCCTTGAAGTGGCGATACATCCCTTCCTGCGTTGGCTTGTTGTAGTACGGCACGACCTGCAGCGTCGCGTCCGCGCCGACCGCCTTCGCGTGCTTCGTCAGCTCGATCGCCTCGGCGGTCGAATTGCCGCCCGCGCCGGCGATGATCGGAATGCGCTTGGCCGCGTGCTCGACCGCGGTGCGGATCATCAGGATGTGTTCTTCGACGTTGAGCGTCGCCGACTCGCCACTCGTGCCGACCACGACCAGCGCGTCGGTGCCTTCTTCGATGTGCCAGTCGATCAGCTTGCGAAACGCCGGCAGATCGAGACTGCCGTCTTCGAGCATCGGGGTGACGATCGCGGGGATGCTGCCGCGGATTTGAATGCCGTCTTGGGTGCCGTTAGCCATGAAACGCGATTGAATATGAATCGGTAAACGTTGAGATTGTAGCGGATTAGCCGGGCAGTTCGTAACGCGGAATACCCGCCTCCGACCCCGTGGCCGCGCCCTCG encodes:
- the dapA gene encoding 4-hydroxy-tetrahydrodipicolinate synthase gives rise to the protein MANGTQDGIQIRGSIPAIVTPMLEDGSLDLPAFRKLIDWHIEEGTDALVVVGTSGESATLNVEEHILMIRTAVEHAAKRIPIIAGAGGNSTAEAIELTKHAKAVGADATLQVVPYYNKPTQEGMYRHFKAIAEAIDLPVILYNVPGRTVADMSNETMLRLAEVPGIIGVKEATGNIDRAAQLIKAAPAHFAIYSGDDPTAIALMLLGGHGNISVTANVAPRAMSALCRAALAGDVKTARELHMQLLSLHKNLFIEANPIPVKWALQAMGKMQGGIRLPLTPLDERCHDAVRSALVEAGVLA